CTAAGCCCGAGGTTAACAGGCTTATCGAACAACTTTCCGGTGTCAATGCTTTAATGGCAAGAATGCTTTATGGGACCGGAATGAGGATTCTTGAGTGCCATCGATTGCGCATCAAAGACGTTGATTTCGACCGTCACGAAATCACCATACGATCAGGAAAAGGGGGAAAAGACAGAGTGACAGTTCTCCCCTCGTCATTGATCCCTGAATTAAAATCGCATCTATTAACTACACGCAAACTACACGATGAAGATAGGGGCAAGAAGGTTCCAGGCGTTGAAATGCCCGATGCTCTAGAAAAGAAATACCCCTCCGCCTCGACATCTTGGGGCTGGTTCTGGGTTTTTCCTGCCCCCGATCTTTCCGTTGATCCCCGGTCTGGCATTCGACGGCGTCACCATGTTCACGTGGTTTCGTTGCAACGGGCCATTCGTCAGGCGGCCCGTCAAGCGGGCATCGCCAAACCGGCCACCCCCCACACCCTGCGCCACTCCTTTGCCACCCACCTGCTGCAATCGGGCTACGACATCCGCACCGTTCAAGAACTGCTCGGCCACAAGGATGTGGCCACCACCATGATTTACACCCATGTGTTAAATCGCGGTGGGCGGGGGGTGGTCAGCCCGCTCGACAACTAAGGAAACGCTGATTAAAGGCCTCCTGCCTTGAATCAGCACGCTGCGCAAAAACCAAAAGTAGGCGCCTTGAGGCGGCGATGGTTTTGGCTTGGCTTGCAGAATCAGAAGAGCTTCGGCGACGGGGTCGCCTCCTACGTTCCTGATTTTGGCAGACCATCCCTGGACTGCTCGGAAGCGCCGATTCAATCGGCGCTGCTCTAAATCCCCACCCCCCCCAACTCCACATCCCCCTGCACCCGCAGCTCCCGCCGATACACCAATGTTTTTCCCCAATAAATCTCTAAAAAATAGGGGGTCGACATGGGGGGGATG
This genomic stretch from Proteobacteria bacterium CG1_02_64_396 harbors:
- a CDS encoding integrase, with protein sequence MTTPQPNYYDTPTQPRLLDVVRARMRTQHLSLNTETTYVQWIRRFILFHHKKHPRDMGSPEVEAFLTHLAVDRKVSSSTQNQALSALLFLYREVLAVQLPWLENLTRAKPRERLPVVLSKPEVNRLIEQLSGVNALMARMLYGTGMRILECHRLRIKDVDFDRHEITIRSGKGGKDRVTVLPSSLIPELKSHLLTTRKLHDEDRGKKVPGVEMPDALEKKYPSASTSWGWFWVFPAPDLSVDPRSGIRRRHHVHVVSLQRAIRQAARQAGIAKPATPHTLRHSFATHLLQSGYDIRTVQELLGHKDVATTMIYTHVLNRGGRGVVSPLDN